A stretch of the Capsicum annuum cultivar UCD-10X-F1 chromosome 10, UCD10Xv1.1, whole genome shotgun sequence genome encodes the following:
- the LOC107843460 gene encoding non-specific lipid-transfer protein 2: MEGIGKIACFVLLCMVVVAPHAEALNCGQVTSAMAPCVPYLMGRGPLGGCCGGVKGLMGAAKTPADRKTACTCLKSAANSMKGIDAGKAAGLPAACGVNIPYKISPSTDCSKVQ; the protein is encoded by the exons ATGGAAGGGATAGGCAAGATTGCATGTTTTGTGCTTTTGTGCATGGTGGTAGTTGCACCCCATGCAGAGGCACTGAACTGCGGTCAAGTTACATCTGCCATGGCCCCTTGCGTTCCTTATTTGATGGGCCGTGGTCCTCTTGGAGGCTGCTGTGGTGGAGTTAAAGGTCTAATGGGTGCAGCCAAGACCCCAGCGGACCGAAAAACAGCATGCACTTGCCTGAAATCAGCAGCTAATTCTATGAAGGGCATTGATGCAGGCAAAGCTGCTGGTCTCCCTGCTGCTTGTGGCGTCAACATTCCTTATAAGATCAGCCCTTCCACTGACTGCTCCAA GGTCCAGTAA